The Triticum urartu cultivar G1812 chromosome 5, Tu2.1, whole genome shotgun sequence genome contains the following window.
CCTTGACTTGAATTGAGATAAAGGAAAGGTAGTACATTGATATCGCTCTGCATTGAATTGAGAAAAAGCATTACCGGATTGTGGAGGATCAATAGACTTTGCCGTCGATAGATAGAAAGATGCTTCAATTGCCCATTTCTCTCCGCTATTCTTCGCTTAGAAGGGCTTGACTTACTTAACTTACCGCTTTCCCAAAACTAGCTAAAAAGGGGTCAGGTATACCTGCCTGATGAGATAGGGTTTTTTCTAAAGCAGGAGCTGCTGTCGGTATGGGCAATTTCTTAAGTTCTTTGATTGATTCCGTCCCCGAGTGCTACCAAAGTTCCTCTAATTCCTCAGCCAGATATTTCCCTTGCCAGACTTTCCCGATAGCGGAATCGATAGATGTTACCAGGGACGGGTACCTAGCAACCTTCATTCCTGCTTTTTCCGTCTTGCCTTTGCTACTTGAGAGCTGCAGTTGTACCACTATGAAGTCTCCGGACCGTATTGAAAAGGTTCCTAAGACACAGCATGGAAGAGTCAAAATATTCAGAAGCGATGCCCAAGAATGAAGAAGGGGTAGAATTACTGAATTAATACGAGTTGTGGCTAATACCCGAGGCATAAAAGATGCATTTTCTACGGGATCCCGAAACCACCAGCCACCCCGACCTAATTCATGATGAGCCCACCAACTTCCTGGCGAGATGCCTACGGTTAAAAACAACCGACATGTCAAGATCCAAATTTGAATTGGTTCCTGGTCCTGGTCAGAGACCATCATGTTCGCGCCGGCGGTCCAACAAAGAGGTGAAGTAGTGGTGTCTTTCTTTCCATTACGAACGACACGTTTCGCCTGCTCCCTCCCCGTGTCCATTAGCGCTCCTGTCCAGAGCGAAGAGAAGGCGAAAAAGCGCCGCCGAAGCAGCATGAGCAGGCTTCTATTGCTACGCAACAATAGAGTAGGCGCGCCGCCCACAAAATGTTTGAATGATCGGGTAAAGAGCGAGCTTCTTATATGGGATCCGACGCATCCAGCAGAGCGAAGCAGCGTTCCATTCTTTTCGGCGGCATCCTTCCGCATTGGCGGCGAGTGGAGTGCCACAATCCCATTCATCATTTTTGATCTACATAACCCAAAGCCCATAGCACTGGCGACATCTCCGGCATAAATGCAAGGAGGATGTATAGCTGATATAGGATCTTGTGGAACTGGATTTGATTCTGCAAGCGGTTCGGTACGAACGAAGAAATTTCGAACAAAAGGATCGGAACTCGCTGATAGGAAAGGAGAGAAAAACAAAGCAATGCCAAGAGCTCCGTCAATCTGCTGTTCATCGATAGACGAAGCTCTCTCTTTTTCATCTCGTGCCAGATGTAACAAAAGATTAGTCCTTTTTCCTTCTCGCGAACCACGGGAGCGCCCAGCGCCCAGAAGAGCAAAGCTCATTTTCAAAACAGGGTCAAGCGGCGCATTAAAAAGGGCTGGCCCGTTAAAAGGACGCTTACTTTGCGAACGAAGTTCAGAATCAACAAGGGTTCTCCGAATGAAGGGAGTGTACAACTGGGACGCAACCTAACTTTTTTGTTGGAGTGATAAGATGGAGTTCTTCACGAAGTTCGAGacaaaggaaaaaaaatcaaagtTTCTCTATAGCCTCTTCATTTTGAGACATTATGGCTTTGGGGTCGACCCCAGTAACAAAAAAGGAATCCATAAAAACTTGGGATCCAACACCATGATAAAATACTACCCTCATGATTAGACCATGTCCCTGAGATTTGATAAAAAAAGGTGCATTAGCGGTTAATAGATTTGATAAAAAAGGTGCATTAGCGGTTAATACGTTGTAATTAGATAAGTTATTTGGAATATGACGGAATGAAAGAccaaggaaaggaagaagaatgCACCAAAATGCAAGTGTTGCACCAAACGCTGGTGGTTGTTTCTTGTTGTAAGTGAATGCAACAAAAAGACCCGGAAATAATGAATAATGAGAAAATTCATTTATAGACATTTCGTGCTCATTTCCAAATTTATGCTTAGTTATTCCCATCATCCGGTAACCACAAGATGATCCCAATCTCCTTTTAGTAATAGATCTTTTTGATATGTCTCAGTCTCGGCGGCAAGGAAGAGAAAATGCATCGAGTCGTTTATCAAGAAAGTGGACGAGCATGGCGGTCCCTATATCTGTGAGGGCTGTACCAACTTTTTTTTCAAGTCAGCTTAAGAGGTTCAAAAGAGAAAGTCACTCTCCTTATTCTTGGCTAGTGGAATGGAAGCAAGACTCTTTCCTATCCACTTTGCCGAGGGGAGAGAACTAAAAGATAACTCAAGCTAGACAGAAAGGTGCAAAAGTCCACAGTTTCTTAAGGATCCTGGGCATGGCTTTTTCGAACTTAGTTGATTTCGCAAGAAGCAACTTGAAAAGCACAAAGACTACATCTAAACAAACCTTACGTCTTCGTTCGGCTCATTCTTGCTTATCTCACCCTATTTCCTTACTTTAGCTTAGAAGTAGGCATATGGGAAGTTACACAAAGATGACTTATCGGTTGGCCTAAGCTTACTCGATTCCATTCTTTCCAATATCATATACGCCTAGTGAAATGCATCTatctcctctcctccccttcttTCTTTTTATCCATTTTATATACCTAGTCGAAGACTACTTCAGATTATAGGGCGGGCTTTTCTACCCATTGACCGGGACCGATCACTGTGTTTGACCGCTCTTGGTATTCAGACCTTGGACTTTTTCGCTAGGAGCTGATCCATTCTTTAAGAGCTCTATACATAAAGAGAAGGCGTATTCACTTAAAGGACTGTGAAATCTACCCTATGCCCCGAAAAGTCTAGGCACCTAAATAAAGTAAAGATGGGATCCCTGACCAATAGATTAAGCTATCCAATGAGTTAGGAACCTTTTTTCTTCCCCCTTCTCTTCTCCGCTTTGCTCGAGGGAATACGACGAGCACTCATCTCCAGCATTCAGGTGGTCCTATCATCTCTATTTCCTCCCGACATTTCCTTCTCTAGTCAGGGAAGCCATAATCAGTCAGTAAGAAGTATATCTATAGGGAGTTTCTAATAAGAGAACTGGATGTGCGAAACTTGTGTCAAGAGGGGTGTAGAAAGGAGAAAAAGCATAGTTCAAACTAGCCTCATCACAAAAAAAAGCCCATGATCAAATGTCTTCTTTGAGGTGGCACAAAGACGAAAGTAATTAGTTCAACAAGGCCGATGATAGAAGGGCTGGGCCTAATTAATTGTTCTGGTATAGAGATGAATGAGAGGATGGAGATAGCGTAGTCCTCCCATTAACTACTTCATTTCATTTATGAATTTCATAGTAAAAGAAATCATGTCTACCGAGACAGAATTTAGAACTTGCTATCCTCTTGCCTAATAGGCAAAGATTGACCTCTGTAGAAAGACTAATTCATTCGGATCGATATGAGGACCCAACTCCGTTGCATTGCCAGAATCCATGTTCCATATTTGAAGCGGTTGACTCTGTGCTTCTCTCATGGTACAATCCTCTTCCTGCTGAGCCCCCTTTCTCCTCGGTCCACAGAGAAAAAAATGTAGGACTGGTGCCGACAGTTCATCACGGAAGAAAGAACTCACAGAGCGGGATCGGTAACTAATAGTACTACTAACTAATACTAATATAATAAGAAATAGATATCTAGAAATAGAAATGAACTAATATATAGATAATCGAAATTGAAAAGAACTGTCTTTTCTGTATACTTTTTCCCCGTTCTATTGCTACCGCGGGTCTTATGCAATCGATCGGATCATATAGATATCCCTTCAACACAACATAGGTCATCGAAAAGATCTCGGACGACTCACCAAAGCACGAAAGCCAGTTAGAAAATGGATTCCTATTTGAAGAGTGCCTAACCGCATGGATAAGCTCACATTAACCCGTCAATTTTGGATCCAATTCGGGATTTTTCTTGGGAAGTTTCGGGAAGAAATTGGAATGGAATAATATAGATTCATACAGAGGAAAAGGTTCTCTATTGATGCAAACGCTGTACCTAGAGGATAGGGATAGAGGAAGAGGGAAAAATCGAAATGAAATAAATAAAGAATAAAGCCAAAAAAATAAGTCGAAGATAGAAGAGCCCAGATTCCAAATGAAGAAATGGAAACTCGAAAAGGATCCTTCTGATTCTCAAAGAATGAGGGGCAAGGGGATTGATACCGAGAAAGATTTCTTCTTATTATAAGACGTGATTTGATCTGCATATGTTTGGTAAAAGAACAATCTTCTCCTTTAATCATATCATAAATGGAAAGTGTTCAATTAGAACATGAAAACGTGACTCAATTGGTCTTAGTTAGTCTTCGGGACGGAGTGGAAGAAGGGC
Protein-coding sequences here:
- the LOC125506889 gene encoding uncharacterized protein LOC125506889, giving the protein MQGGCIADIGSCGTGFDSASGSVRTKKFRTKGSELADRKGEKNKAMPRAPSICCSSIDEALSFSSRARCNKRLVLFPSREPRERPAPRRAKLIFKTGSSGALKRAGPLKGRLLCERSSESTRVLRMKGVYNWDAT